TTCAGTTCGAGCGTGCCGCGCGCCCCGAAGATGCGTAGGTGATCGAGCGGCGCCGGCGGCGCGCCATGCACGGCGAGATTGGCATTGACGGTGACGAGAACGCCATCGCTCGTCCGGCGCAGGACGACGCTTGCGACATCCTCCGCGACGATATCGCGATTGCTCCTCTCAAGCCGGGCATTGACCACCTCCATCTCGCCCAGAAGATATCTCAGCGTATCGAGATGATGGATCATGACCTCCATGACCAGCAATCGCTGCTGCGTCCGGAAGAACGGCTGGCGCATCAGCGCCGATCTCTTTCCCTCCGCATCCGCGATCATGCCGCTGGACAGGAATTCGAACTGCACCTGGCGGATCTCGCCGGCAAGCCCCTCGTCGAGCCACGCCTTCAGCCGTCGATAGTAAGCGCGGAACCGCCAGTTCTCGTGGATCATCAGCCTGCCCCTGCCGGAAAGGCTTGCCAGCAGGTCGACCGCCTCGCCGTAGGAGGGTGCGAGCGGCTTCTGGCAGATGATGTCGAGGCCCTTTGCTGCCGCCAGCCGGACCAGTTCGACATGAAACTCCCGCGGCGCGCAGATGTCGACGGCATCGAGCTGCTCGGCATCCAGCATCGCCCGCGCGCTCGCATAGCTGCGCGCGATATCGAAGGCGGCAAGCCGGGCTTCGACGGCGCTCGGCGACGGGTCGGCAATCGCCACGACCTCGGCTCTTTCCGATTGCCGCATCCATGCAGGCAGATGGTAGGCACTGACCCAGCCGGCACCGATAATGCCGATACGCCGTCGTTCCATCCCCATCATCGCGCCTCCTCTGCATCCAATTCCATTTTATCAATAATCTATCCTGCTTCTTCGCGAAAGCCAATCGGTCGATTGTCGAACGAAAGCGCGAATTTCGAGGATTCCCGTTGTATTTTATGGTGATCGCCGAAGAAATCCAAAAATACGATACAGTGACACCATCTTATTTATTGACAATCCTTCGTATCCCTCTACGCTGACACCACGGCCATGGATCAATTTGGCGAGGGAGGAACAGGTTTGTCGAACGGTCTTCGCCGCAAGCTGACGAGTTATGGCGATCAGGGATTCTCCCTTTTCCTGCGCAAAGCATTCATCAAGGCCATGGGTTATTCGGACGATGCGCTCCGCCGCCCGATCGTCGGCATCGCCAATACCTACAGTGATTTCAATCCCTGTCACGGCAATGTGCCGCAACTCATCGAGGCAACCAAGCGCGGCGTGATGCTGACGGGTGCGATGCCCATGGTGTTTCCGACGATCTCGATTCACGAGAGCTTTGCCTCGCCGACCTCGATGTATCTGCGCAATCTGATGGCGATGGAAACGGAAGAGATGATCCGCGCCCAGCCGATGGATGCCGTCGTCCTGATCGGCGGCTGCGACAAAACCCTGCCGGCCCAGATCATGGCCGCCGCGAGCAGCGAGATACCGGCGATCTTCCTGCCGACCGGGCCGATGGCCGTCGGCCACCACAAGGGCCAGCGGCTTGGCGCCTGCACGGATTGTCGCCGCTTCTGGGGACGCTTCCGCGCTGGAGAGATCGACGAGGCCGAGATCGCCGAGGTCAACAACAAGCTGGCCAGCTCGATCGGCACCTGCACGGTGATGGGCACGGCGAGCACCATGGCGAACCTGACTGAAGTCATGGGGCTCTGCCTTCCCCGCGCCGGTTCGGCGCCCGCGGTCGAATCCGAGCGTGTCCGCCTTGCCGAGGAGACGGGCCGTGTCGCGGCGCGCCTCGCCATGGATGAGGCCGCACCGACGGTGCGCGATATCCTGACGCCACAGGCAATCCGCAACGGCCTCGTCGCGCTTCAGGCGATGGGCGGCTCGACCAATGCCGTCGTTCATCTTGCCGCGATAACCGGCCGCCTCGGCCTGCGCCTCGACATGGCCGAACTCGACCGGCTGGGCCGAAGCATTCCCCTGCTCGTCGACCTGCAGCCCTCCGGCCAGCACTACATGGAGCAGTTCCACGAGGCGGGCGGCGTCCCGGCTCTGTTGAAGGCGGTGCGCCATGAAATTGACGGCAGCGCCCCGACGGTCTACGGCAGAACGATCGGCGAAATCATCGACGATGTCGTCGACGAACCGGGCCAGACCATCATCCGCACCGTCGAGAAACCGTTGAAGCCGATCGGAACGATCGCCGTCCTGTACGGCAATCTTGCGCCGCGCGGCGCCGTCATCAAACAATCGGCTGCCTCCAAGGAACTGCTCCAGCATATCGGACGCGCCGTGGTCTTCGATTCGGTCGAGGATATGACGCTGCGCATCGACAGCGACGATCTCGACGTCCATGCCGATGACGTTTTGGTTCTGCGCAATGCCGGACCAAAGGGTGCGCCCGGCATGCCGGAAGCCGGCTACCTACCCATCCCCCGCAAGCTCGCGCGGCAGGGCGTGAAGGACATGGTGCGGATTTCCGATGCCCGCATGAGCGGCACGGCCTTCGGCACCATCATCCTCCATATCGCGCCTGAAGCCGCCGATGGCGGCCCTCTGGCGATCGTCCGCACCGGCGATCGCATTCGCCTCGACGTCGAGGGCAGGCGCATCGACCTTGACATCGACCAGGCGGAATTCGATCGCCGCATGCTTGATGTCGTCAACCGGCCCTCCCCGGCCCCGGCGCGCGGCTATGCCAAGCTCTATCAGGAGCGCGTGCTCCAGGCTGACGAAGGCGCCGACTTCGACTTCCTGCAAAGCGAGGAGTTCGACGCGCGATGAGCGCCGCTGATATCGAGGCACCGCTTTGCCTGCCCCACCGGCCGCTGACGCGGCTGCCTCGGGCGGCACTGCCGCAAGGCACGGTCGATACGCATTTCCACGTCTTTCGCGCTGGCGCTCGGCTCAATACCCCACGTAGCTACACGCCTGACATTGCGACGATTTCCGACTGGATCGAATTCTCCGGCAGCCTTGGCATCGCCAGAGGCGTTTTGGTGCAGCCAAGCGTCTATGGCCTCGACAACAGGGTGCTGCTGGAGGGACTGGCCGCCTATCCAGATCGTCTGCGCGGCATCGTCGTCATCGATCCCGAAACCGCGGAGACCGAAATCGAGCGGCTCGACCGGCTCGGCGTGCGCGGCGTGCGGATCAACACGCGCAACAAGGGCGGCCTCCCGCTCGCCGCCGCCAGGACATTGGCGGAAAGCATAGCCCCTCTCGGCTGGTCGCTGCAATTGCAGATCAATCCCGAACAACTTCCCGATATCGCGGCAGCCCTGTCCGGCATTCGCCTGCCCATCGTCATCGATCATCTCGGCTTCATTCCGCTTGCCACGGAGACGAGATCACGGCATGTCGATGGGCTGAGAAGGCTGATGGACGCGGCTGATACCTATGTCAAAGTCACCGCACCCTACCGCTTGACGAAGGACATGAACGACCAAGGTTTCGCCGAAGTCGGCCGCGCCCTCGCCGCCACCCACGCAGAAAGGCTGCTCTGGGGCAGCGACTGGCCGCATACCGAATTGTGGGACGGCATGCCCGATGACTCTGAGCTGGTAGAGACCATGCAGGCCGCCATCGACGACCCCGCGGTTGCAGAAAAGATTTTTGTTCGAAATGCCGAAGCGCTGTTCTTCGGCCGCTGAATTGGAGAGCACCAATGGCCAGACTGACCGAGGATGCCAAGGGCGTCTATGTGATCGCCGTAACCCCCTTCACCGATGACGGCGCGCTCGATCTCGCCAGCATCGACAGCATGGTCGATTTCTATGAAGGCGCCGGCGTGACCGGCCTGACGGTGCTCGGCCAGCTTGGCGAGGCTCCGAAGCTGACCGCCGAAGAATCGCGAACCGTGGTCGAGCGCGTATTGAAGCGCCTCGACGGGCGGCTCCCGGTCGTTGTTGGCGTTTCGGCGCCAGGGCTTGCGCCGATGAGCGAGCTCGCCGAAGCCGTCATGCGTGAGGGTGCCGCCGGTGTCATGGTCGCGCCACCCTGGACCGTCAAGACCGACGATCAGGCTTTCGCCTTCTACCAGTCGGTCGGCGAGGCCCTGGGCGATACGCCCTTCGTGCTGCAGGATTATCCGCTCACCACCAATGTGACGATTGCGCCCAAGGTCATCGAGCGCATCGTCAACGAGGTGCCGAACTGCGTCATGCTCAAGCATGAGGATTGGCCGGGTCTTTCGAAAATCTCGGCACTTCGCGCCGCCAGCGAAAAGGGCGCCATGCGGCGTATCTCCATCCTCTGCGGCAATGGCGGGCTTTTCCTGCCCGAAGAAATGGGCCGCGGCGCCGATGGCGCCATGACCGGCTTTTGTTATCCCGAGATGATGGTTGGTGTCGTCGAGGCCTATGCCGCCGGAAATCCCGATCGCGCCCATGCGATCTTCGATGCCTATCTGCCGCTCGCCCGCTACGAACAGCAACAGGGCATCGGTCTTGCCTCGCGTAAATATGTGCTTGCCAAGCGCGGTGTGATCAAGTCCGCCACCCTGCGCAAGCCGGGCGCCAAGCTCTCGGCGCTTGATATTGCCGATGTCGAGCGGCTGCTGGCGCGCCAGGCCATCCGCCTCAAGGAGATCGGGGCGTAGCACACCGGCGCAAATCCGAAGCCGCTGGATCATCGCTATGGCGCTGCAGCGCGAGCAGATGCGTATATCCATCTCGTCCGTGGGGTTGAAACCCGAGCGACTCCCAGAACTTCGCTGCACCATCGTTCCCCGCATGAACGGTGACGACAGTGCAGAAGGAACGCGCATGATCGAGCAGAGCCAGGGCAAGAATCCGGCCGATGCCGCGCCCGCGCGTTGCAGGACGAACGTAGAAACGCCGCATCCGCAACACCCCGGACATGGCCGTTTCGACGGTCATGCTACCGATGCCGGCGAGCGCGTCGTCGACATAGGCTCCAAGCAGCCTTTCACCGTCACGCTGGAACCTGTTGTCGCCGGTCGACCATTCGTCGATAAGACGGGTGATATGGAGATAGCCTTCTTGCCGGGCCTCGCTTTCGAGATCTGCGATCTCCTGTGGCAATCGATCGCGGAGCCGGCGGATATTGATCGTCATGGCAATGCCGGTGGTTAGATGTTAGATTGCAGGAACCGGTATCTCGCGGCGCGTCGGCGCAGCCGGCAGGCCGACCGGCGCGAAACTCGCGTCACCATCTCTAGCCATGTCGTGCACGGTATGTTTCTCCAGCGCCTTGGTCACCTCATTGAGGTCGCCGTCCAGCTGTTCGGCCGGAATGAGATTGCCGATGACGAAATCGAAGCGGTCGCCGCGTTTGTTCAGCAGTTCGTGGAACACAGTCATGTCGCGAAGCTCCGTCGACCATTTCGCCAGCCAGTAGAACAGCCCCGAATTGCGCGCCGTAATATGGACGGGAAGGATCGGCAGATTGTATTTGCGCGCCAGCCCGACGGCCGAGGTCTTCCATGGCCGTTCGTTCAGACGGCCGTTCGCCCAATAGGCGATGCGGCCTGAGGGAAAGAGCACTGTCGCCTTGCCTTCCTTCACCGCATGGTTGGTCAGCTGCAGCGTTTCACGCGCCTTCAGCTTGCTCTTATGCTCCTCCCGCCATTCGACGGGAATGATCATCTCGGCAAAGCGCGGATTGACGCGGATGGCATCGCGATTGGCGAAGAACATCATGTCCGGCCGTCGCGTTTTCAAAAGATCGAACACGGCAACGCCGTCGGCGATGCCGGTCGGATGGTTGCTGACGAGGATGAAGCCGCCCGAGGCTGGAATGCGCTCGCCATTGGTGATGCCGATGTCGAGCCTCAGCACATCGCTCAGATATTCGAACGACTGGAAGCCCGGCATTTTGGCGACCGCATTGGCGAATTCGAGCGCCTTGTTGTAGCGCAGCAGCGTGTAGAGGAACGGCCGCATGAGCGGCCAGAGCGGATTTTTCACGATCCTCTGGCCGCGTTCGGCAATCAGCGTATCGACGATATGACCGGGCTTTCCCTGTGAAACGAGAGCGATCGCTTCCGCGATCTGTCCGAAAGCCGTCATGGAATCGCGCCGTGCCATGAAAGATCCTGTCTATGGGGTATAAGCTATCGCAATAGAATATGATCGAAGGATGACAAAGGCTTGGCCGGCATTATCAATTCCATAACTGTTCCTGCTCCAAATTGGCGGACTTGAAGGCAAAATCAAGGCCCGCAACGTGAACGAACTGCTTGTTATCGCCGATCAGCGCCTGATGGCGGAGCGTGCCGCATGGCTTGAAAACCTCGCCCACGAGCGCCGTCTTTCCGAGCACACGCTCGACGCTTACGAGCGCGACACCCGCCAGTTTCTCACCTTTATGACCGGCCATCTCGCCGGCCCGGTGACGCTTGGCGATATCAGGGAGTTGCGCTCCGCCGATTTCCGCGCCTTCCTGGCGGCCCGGCGCAAGCAGGGCTCCGGCGCCCGCTCGCTCGGCCGCAATCTCGCCGGTCTTCGCTCGCTGCTGCGCCATCTCGAAAAGAAGGGCTTGGTCAACGCCGCCGGTGCTGCCGCGGTGCGCTCGCCGAAACAGCCGAAATCGCTGCCCAAGCCGCTGTCGGACACCCAGGCGATCACCGTCGTCAGCGACGACGCCCAGCTCCATGACGAACCCTGGATTGCGGCGCGCGATGCGGCTGTCATGACGCTGCTCTACGGCTGTGGCCTGCGCATCTCCGAGGCGCTGGATCTTACTCCCACCGACCTGCAGAAGGGCGCGACGACGCTGCGCATCACCGGCAAGGGCAACAAGACGCGGCTGGTGCCGCTGCTCTCTGTGGTTTTCGATGCGGTCGAGAAATATCGCACGCTCTGCCCCTACCATCTCGAAAGCGGCGAACCGTTGTTTCGCGGCGCCCGCGGCGGCAAGCTGCAGGCGGCGATCATCCAACGCACCATGCAGAAGATGCGCAGCGCCTTCGGTCTGCCGGAGACGGCGACACCGCATGCACTGCGCCATTCCTTCGCCACCCACCTGCTTGCCGGCGGCGGCGATCTGCGCACCATCCAGGAGTTGCTCGGCCATGCCAGCCTTTCCACAACACAGGTCTATACCGGCGTCGATGCATCGCGGCTGCTCGAGGTGTATGATCGGGCGCATCCGCGAGCGTAGCGCATCGGCCCGAAAATCGGACCGATTTTCGGAAAAGCACGATGCGTAGATTGAAAGTGTTACAGCGTCCTTTGCGCGTCTGAAAGACGCGCAAAGGACGCTATAATGCATGTCGCCCAAAAGTGCGCAGCGGTTATGAAGCAACGACATGCATAAACGATAGGCTTAAAGCGCATCGCATGGATGCGATTGAATGTGAGGCGCTTTAAGCTCTCGTTAAGGCATTCTCTTAAAGGAATATGCGCAAGCCGGGCGTAGAGCATGAACGCACAAGGCATGTGATCGGAACACCCATCATGACGACATCAATCGGCCGCCGGACGTCTTACCTCGCAGTGCCGGCCAATCTGTTGCTCTGGCTGATCGCAGCCTTTCACATGCTGCTTCTTGCCGCCCTGTTTGGCGCCTTCCTGACGGCAAGGCCGGCAGCGGCCGAAGACGTCGCCTGCACCGGCCGCAATCTGATGGTCGAGCTGCGACAGAACGACCCTGCCCGCTACGCAGAGGCGCTGAAGGAAGCCGACGCCACGCCGAACGGCAAGGGTATCTTCTGGAAGATCGAGAAGCCGGGATTGGCACCGTCGTGGCTGCTCGGCAGCATGCATGTCACCGATCCGCGCGTGCTGGCCCTGCCGCCACGCGCCCAGGCAGCCCACGACGCCGCCGACACGATCATCATCGAATCCGACGAGATCCTCGATGAGCGGAAGGCGACCGCCGCCCTGCTCGCAAAGCCGGAACTGACGATGTTCACCGACGGCACGACGATCGACATGCTGCTTTCCCCCGAGGACTACAAACGTCTCGAAACCGGCCTCAAGCAGCGCGGTATCCCGATCAGCGCCGTTTCCCGGATGCGGCCCTGGATGATTTCGAGCGCCGTCGCCCTGCCGGCCTGCGAAATCGCCCGCAAGGCAAAAGGCGCGCAGTTCCTCGACCAGAAGATCGCCACCGATGCCATTGCCCAGGGCAAGCAGGTCAAGGGGCTGGAAACTCTTGCCGAGCAGATCCAGGCCATGGCCGATCTGCCGGTCGAATTCCATCTGAAATCGCTGATCGAGACGCTGGAACTCGGCGACAAGATGAGCGACGTCGTCGAGACGATGACCGACCTCTACCTCTCCGGTGATATCGGCATGACCATGCCGATGCTGAAAACCGTGACACCAGAGGAAGAAGGCGAAAACAGCGATTATGCCGCTTTCGAGCAGCGCGTCATCCTTGACCGCAACAAGGTGATGGCCGAGCGCGCAGCGCCCATCCTCGACAGCGGCAACGTCTTCATGGCCGTCGGCGCCCTGCACCTGCCCGGCAAGGACGGCGTCATCGAACTGCTGCGCCAGCAGGGCTTCACCGTGACAGCTGTAAATTAAGCATTCAGTGCCAAGATTGACGGATGGGACATGCTTGGCAAAATAGGCCTTGTGCACCGGATGGGCGGCGTGAAAACGAGCTCTGGTTCGGGAAGCGAATTAATTTCGCCGGAGATGGAAACTATAAATCGGCCCAGCTTTTTGCCGCCACCGCGGAAACACAAATTGAAAGCTATTCGCAGTTTACGAACGGTCGCGATTCTTGCCGCTTCCAGCATCCCATGCATCGCCACCGCCACTCAGAGTAATCGACTTCCGCTGGGGAGATATTGCGGGGAGCTCCTGTCGAACGGCATCATGGCAGAGGCGCAGACAACGTTCGGTCCGAGTGTCACAGACGGCAAGATAAGCGGAAGCTACGTATTCTTCGAGGAAGGGCAGACTGTCACGGGCTTGCTGGCTGAGCCGAGCGACGACGGTGATGGAAGTGACTTAACGCGCAATCTCGTTTGGCAGGACAGGTATGGCCACGGGAATCTGGTTATAACCTTCACATCGGATTTCTCCGAATTCCAAGGATACTGGAGTGACGGAGGGAAGGCGTCTTTTCCATGGAACGGGATGCGTTGCGAACCAACGATAAGCTAAATTAAACTCCCAATTGTGCCACCTCATCGATTAACGGGGCAAGGCGCATGTGATCGCTTATGCCGAAGGTCAGCCGAGCGTCATGCGGCGCAGAACATTGCTTTTCCAATAGAACTGATGGACGAGGGCGCCGGCGATATGCGCCGCGATCAGCGCCCAGAGAATGATCTTCAGGACATCCGCGTGGAACGAACCGGCGGGATCGATACCGAAATAGTAGGCGGCGATGCCCGAAAGCGGCATCGCGAAGATCAGGATGTAGAGGCCGGCATGGGCAAGCCTCGCTGCAAGGCGGAAGATCGCCGGCTCCTGCACGACCTCGTCCGGAACGCCCTTGGTAAAACGCAGCCCGAGCCTGAGGACGGCAAGCAGCAGGATGGCGATGCCGACATAGGCATGGATATTCGCCGACGAAATCTGCTCCGGCGTCGGTACCTGGCCTCTGCGCATCAGCCGATGCCAGATATTCATGCCGTCGGGAAACAGCAGATTGAAGAAGATCAGCAGCGCCACGGCCCAGTGAAGAAAACGCTGGCTCAGGCTGTAAGTCACGATGGACGGCTGCTGCATTTCTGGACCTTCGCGGATGCTGAACTCAACGATACGCAACAACTAAACAACCGCTTGCCTTCCGGCAAGCGGCTGTATGCTTTGTTACGAATATGTAAGATTACATATGGATCGGCTTGAAGAAGGTTGCGAGCGCAGCCTCTTTCACCGCTTCCGACATTGTGGGATGCGCGTGGCAGGTACGGCCGAGATCTTCCGAAGAACCGCCGAACTCCATCAGTACGGCGATCTCGTGGATCATCTCGCCGGCGCCGAAGCCGACGATATGGCCGCCGAGCACCCGGTCGGTTTCCTTGTCGGCAAGGATCTTGACGAAGCCGTCCGTTGCCAGCATCGCGCGAGCGCGGCCGTTCGCCGTGAATGGGAACTTGCCGACCTTGTAGGCGACGCCTGCCGCCTTCAGCTCTTCCTCGGTCTTGCCGACGGAAGCGATTTCCGGCTGGGTATAGACGACGCTCGGAATGACCTCGTAGTTCACATGGCCGTGCTGTCCGGCGAGGATTTCGGCAAGCGCCACGCCCTCGTCTTCCGCCTTGTGCGCCAGCATCGGACCCTTGACCACATCGCCGATCGCATAGATGCCGGCGATATTGGTCTTGAAGTGACCGTCGATCTCGACACGGCCGCGATTGTCGAGCGTAACACCGGCCTCTTCGAGGCCGAGGCCGGCCGTATATGGCTTGCGTCCGGTGGCAATCAGCACGACTTCGGCGTCGAGCGTCACCTTGTCGCCGCCCTTGACGGGCTCGAAAGTGACCTTGGCGCCCTTGTCGCCCTTTTCGACGCCTGTGACCTTGGCGCTGAGATTGAAATCGATGCCCTGCTTGGCAAGCATACGCTGGAATTGCTTGGAGACTTCGCCGTCCATGCCGCCAAGGATGGTGTCGAGATATTCGACGACGGTGACCTTGGCGCCGAGGCGCGACCAGACGGAACCGAGTTCGAGGCCGATGACGCCACCGCCGACGACGATCAGCGTTTCCGGCACCTTCTCCAGTGCGATGCCGCCGGTGGAGGAGATGATGGTCTTTTCGTCGATCTCGACCTGCACGCCGGGAATGCCGGCGACGTCGGAGCCGGTGGCGATGACGATGTTCTTGCCTTCGATCTCCTGCACCTTGCCGTCATCTGCGGTGACGGAAACCTTGCCGGCCGAGACGATCTTGCCGGTGCCCTGGAAGGTATCGATCTTGTTCTTCTTGAAGAGGAAGGCGACGCCGTCGACATTCGACTTCACCGTCGCATCCTTGTGGGCCATCATATTGCCGAGATTGAGCGTCGGCGCCGGCACGTCGATACCGAGCGCGCTCATCCCGTGGCCGGCCTGATGGAACATTTCGGAGGCATGCAGCAGCGCCTTCGATGGAATGCAGCCGACGTTCAGGCAGGTGCCGCCATAGGTCGCCCGCTTTTCGACGACGGCGACCTTGAGGCCAAGCTGGGCCGCCTTGACGGCGCACACATAGCCGCCCGGACCAGTTCCGATAATGATCACATCGTAGGACATTGCTTCTTTCCCTTTGGATTTCGTTTAATCGGCCGCGCGCAAGATCAGGCCGAGGAATTCGAGAATATATTGCAGGTTGTTTTTCCCAGTCGTTCTAGCGGCCGCCGCTCACATTGAGGATCGCGCCGGTTATATAGGAGGCCGAAGGTGACAGAAGATAGAGGATCGCATCCGCCACCTCCTCGGGCGTGCCCGCGCGCTGCATCGGGATCGACGGCGCCAGTTCCCGCGGCCGATCCGGCAGGCCGCCGGAGGCATGAAGGTCGGTTTCGATGACGCCGGGCCTTATCGCATTCACGCGGATACCCTCGGCTGCGACCTCGCGCGCCAGCCCGACGGTGAAGGTGTCGATCGCCGCCTTCGAGGCGGCATAATCGACATACTGCGTCGCCGAACCGAGGACCGCCGCCATCGACGAGATGTTGACGATCGCTCCTCCCTGCCCGCCATGCCGGCTCGACATGCGGCGTATGGCCTCTGCGGCGCAGAGTATCGAGCCTGTCACATTGACGCGTAGCATGCGCTCGATCCGCTCCGCCGACATCTCGTCGATGCGCTGGGGATAATCGACGATGCCGGCATTGTTGACGAGCCCGTCGAGCCGGCCGAAATGCCGGTCGACTGCCGTAAACATCGAGACGATATCCGCAGCCTTGCCGACATCGCCCTGGATCGCCACGGCCTCGCCGCCATCCTCGACAATCGCAGCCACGACGGCATCCGCAGCTTGACGGTTGGCGGCGTAGTTCACCGCGACACGCCAGCCCTGGCGCGCGGCAAGCCGTGAAGCCGCAGCGCCGATACCCCGGCTTCCGCCGGTAATGAGAACAACAGGTGTATCGCTCATGTCGCACACTCCTTAAATGTCAGCACATCCCAGGGTGCCACCACGGCCTTGCCCTCGCCCCAGGCGCTGGATTCGCGGATGGCGGGACCAAGGCCGGGAAGCACGAGCTTTTCAGCCGCCTCAGCGCCTTCGGGCTGCAGATTGTCCATCTCACCCTCGGCATCCATGCCATAAACGGCGCCCTGCCAGACCGTGCAGGCATTGAGATCGGCGCCGGTCGCATCACCCTCGGGGCAGTTGAACATCAGGATGCCGATGGCGCGCACCGGATCTTCCGACGGCATGACATAACCTTCCATCACGACTGACGTCTTCAGCGCGCTGACCTTGAACTGGTTGCTGGCGGCGGCCGATGGAGAATTCAGCGGTGCAAAGCGCAATTCATAGGCACCATCGCGATCGACGTAGACGGCCTGCTCCTGCTTGCATGCGGCACCTAAGGTGGAGGCCGGAACGACGAAAAACGCCGCGGTTGCGATTGCAGCCACGCCTGTCCGTCTTGCCGTGATCCCGATCCTTCCGCTCATTGCAGCTTCGGCTCCTTCCGCCCGTCGGCGTTCTCGACAACGCTGAAATCCGTCAGCAGCACCAGCGCGCGGCCATCCCTGTCGAGCCCCCAGAAGGCTGGATAGAAACCGTCGCCCCAGCCGCTCCAGAACACCGCGACATTGCCTCGTCTGCCGGCGACCGGCCGGTGCAGCGCATAAGTGCCCTTGTTGGCCTCAAGGTCCG
This Rhizobium brockwellii DNA region includes the following protein-coding sequences:
- the lpdA gene encoding dihydrolipoyl dehydrogenase translates to MSYDVIIIGTGPGGYVCAVKAAQLGLKVAVVEKRATYGGTCLNVGCIPSKALLHASEMFHQAGHGMSALGIDVPAPTLNLGNMMAHKDATVKSNVDGVAFLFKKNKIDTFQGTGKIVSAGKVSVTADDGKVQEIEGKNIVIATGSDVAGIPGVQVEIDEKTIISSTGGIALEKVPETLIVVGGGVIGLELGSVWSRLGAKVTVVEYLDTILGGMDGEVSKQFQRMLAKQGIDFNLSAKVTGVEKGDKGAKVTFEPVKGGDKVTLDAEVVLIATGRKPYTAGLGLEEAGVTLDNRGRVEIDGHFKTNIAGIYAIGDVVKGPMLAHKAEDEGVALAEILAGQHGHVNYEVIPSVVYTQPEIASVGKTEEELKAAGVAYKVGKFPFTANGRARAMLATDGFVKILADKETDRVLGGHIVGFGAGEMIHEIAVLMEFGGSSEDLGRTCHAHPTMSEAVKEAALATFFKPIHM
- a CDS encoding SDR family oxidoreductase, producing MSDTPVVLITGGSRGIGAAASRLAARQGWRVAVNYAANRQAADAVVAAIVEDGGEAVAIQGDVGKAADIVSMFTAVDRHFGRLDGLVNNAGIVDYPQRIDEMSAERIERMLRVNVTGSILCAAEAIRRMSSRHGGQGGAIVNISSMAAVLGSATQYVDYAASKAAIDTFTVGLAREVAAEGIRVNAIRPGVIETDLHASGGLPDRPRELAPSIPMQRAGTPEEVADAILYLLSPSASYITGAILNVSGGR